The window ATACTGTAAACCAGCTGATCCGTGCGCGGATTCAGCACCGGCACCCGGTAATTGGCGCCAAGGTTGTAACCGACCTCGGATATCCTGATTTCGCTGTCAAAGCGATGTCCCCTGTCGTTAACGCGGGGTTTTTCCCAACCAAACTTGGTGCGTGCCCCGGTATCCGAGCCGTAACCCAGACCGAATTCATACCGGTTCTCCTTGCGTGGCGTCAACGAAACTTCGATCGGTATTTCGTTACTTGTAGGCAATGGCTCGCCGGGCGAAACTTCTACCGTCTGGAAGTAATTGGTATCGTTGAGCACTTGTTGCAATTCGATAAGCTTATCGAGTGAATAGGCATCACCCTGCCCGAACGGCAGGAACCGTTCTAGAAATTCTGGTCTGAGTACATCCTGGCGCAGTTTTATTTCACCGAATCTGAACCGGGGGCCACCATCGTAGTCGAGATAAATGCGTGCGACGTAGTCCTCAAGATCGACTTCAACGCGACGAACCGTAAAAACCGCCCTGAAATATCCTCGCTCCGAGGCCAGTTTCGCAAGATTCGCCTTGAAGCCCTCGTATTCGAGATGCGTAAACACGTTGCCGGATTGCAGTGTATCCTGCTCGACTAATTGCCTGAATTCCGGATCCTCGCCCATTTCCCGGCTGATGCTGAAATTGAACTCCGTGATGAGCAGGGGCGGACCGGGATCGATCTCGTAACGGGCCAGCCATTCACCCGTGGTGGATTTTTCCAGGCTGGCATTTATCGTCGAGCGATAGAACCCATAGGGCTGCAGCGCAGCGGAAATTTCCTGGGCCGCTTTTTTGTGGAGTCGGGCCAGTCGACCGTCACTGATCAACGGATGATTTTTCTGTTGCTCAATACTCAGGTAGAGACGAACGTTGTCTTCGAGGATCTTGTCGATGCCGCTGATCTCGACATTGACGGTCGTTTGCGCATATAGATTGGCCGAGAATAAACT is drawn from Gammaproteobacteria bacterium and contains these coding sequences:
- a CDS encoding autotransporter assembly complex protein TamA, translated to MALSLFSANLYAQTTVNVEISGIDKILEDNVRLYLSIEQQKNHPLISDGRLARLHKKAAQEISAALQPYGFYRSTINASLEKSTTGEWLARYEIDPGPPLLITEFNFSISREMGEDPEFRQLVEQDTLQSGNVFTHLEYEGFKANLAKLASERGYFRAVFTVRRVEVDLEDYVARIYLDYDGGPRFRFGEIKLRQDVLRPEFLERFLPFGQGDAYSLDKLIELQQVLNDTNYFQTVEVSPGEPLPTSNEIPIEVSLTPRKENRYEFGLGYGSDTGARTKFGWEKPRVNDRGHRFDSEIRISEVGYNLGANYRVPVLNPRTDQLVYSISEINEEVEDVDSDLRAVGVSLNRSRGEWRETLALDYEREDFEIGNDADKTSLLIPGITWSRTWGRNFIFVLDGLRFDFGLRGADEGFGSDVEFGQASARLKFISSLNRNNRFIARGTIGSTTTPDFEKLPPSKRFFAGGSQSVRGYKYQSLGPEDESGDVIGARRLLTGSIEFEHSLNDNWGIAVFYDVGNAVEDFDDELERGAGFGLRWKSPVGPVRIDAASALSDDGEPWRLHINIGPDL